Proteins encoded within one genomic window of Cardiocondyla obscurior isolate alpha-2009 linkage group LG27, Cobs3.1, whole genome shotgun sequence:
- the LOC139112281 gene encoding SET domain-containing protein SmydA-8 encodes MVQMEPHEAEELLKYHLRKNNLLPDESRSWTVNYSPLGGRGIFATRDIQAGELIFTDVPLLIGPRCCNKSLPMCVVCYKSNCPLFPCDHGCGLPICSAECENSTLHIERECRFMREWVPNCGSSWSKDLLLAVVLVRSLTLSKEQRKLLYAFECHRNLTPNYEIDFLKKNVVHLPDDEQMELMKRTCGVFNTNSFEVVVISSPDKDHTTSLRGLYPMGGFQNHCCVPNTRHHFDEQQKVYVSAALPIIAGEEITMSYTNLLWDTWRRRQFLNITKHFSCNCNRCSDPLEFGSQLLALFCAKDDCAGHLLPHNSLNYKSSWICNKCQTSVNHRQIECIRSGLNSFVSNVIYKTPREILRFVEVELSKLVPATNYSLLNIKYCIISYFGRLPDLKWIDLTDAELRIKQMYCNDILSALDALNSGDSITKGLVLYELYRTNLELLKRQISDDNAAQTHSHIRTDNNEQILQKAMSILQNDVGAACVRKSD; translated from the exons ATGGTTCAGATGGAACCTCACGAAGCAGAAGAGTTACTTAAGTATCATCTGCGAAAAAACAATCTTTTGCCAGATGAGTCCAGATCATGGACTGTCAATTATTCTCCTCTTGGAGGCCGCGGAATATTTGCCACGCGAGATATTCAAGCCGGCGAGCTGATTTTTACGGACGTTCCACTGTTAATAGGGCCACGTTGTTGTAACAAGTCTCTGCCGATGTGCGTTGTCTGTTATAAGAGTAATTGCCCTCTTTTCCCCTGTGATCATGGCTGCGGCTTACCGATTTGTTCTGCGGAATGCGAAAATTCCACATTGCATATTGAACGGGAATGTCGATTTATGAGAGAATGGGTGCCAAATTGCGGTTCTTCATGGTCCAAGGATCTGTTACTTGCGGTAGTGTTAGTACGTAGTCTCACATTATCGAAAGAGCAACGTAAGCTCTTATATGCTTTCGAGTGCCACAGAAATCTTACTCCTAATTACGAG AtcgattttctaaaaaaaaacgtagtcCATCTTCCTGACGATGAGCAAATGGAACTGATGAAACGTACTTGCGGTGTCTTCAATACGAATTCGTTTGAAGTTGTAGTTATATCTTCACCTGATAAAGATCACACAACGAGTTTACGTGGTCTTTATCCAATGGGTGGGTTTCAAAATCATTGTTGCGTACCGAATACTAGACATCACTTTGACGAACAGCAAAAAGTGTATGTAAGCGCCGCGTTACCTATTATCGCTGGTGAGGAAATCACCATGTCTTATACCAATTTGTTATGGGATACATGGAGGAGAAGgcaatttttgaatattaccAAACATTTCTCTTGCAATTGCAACAGGTGTTCCGATCCATTG GAATTTGGTTCCCAACTTCTCGCGCTTTTCTGTGCAAAAGACGATTGTGCAGGTCATTTATTACCTCACAATTctcttaattataaatcatcCTGGATCTGTAACAAGTGCCAGACCAGTGTAAATCATAGACAG ATCGAGTGCATTCGTTCGGGCTTGAACTCATTTGTATCTAATGTTATATACAAAACTCCGCGAGAAATTTTACGCTTTGTAGAAGTAGAATTATCAAAATTGGTACCCGCTACTAATTATagcttattaaatataaagtattgCATAATCTCCTACTTTGGTAGATTACCTGATTTGAAATGGATAg ATCTCACGGATGCAGAACTTAGAATTAAGCAGATGTATTGTAATGATATACTTTCTGCTTTGGATGCTTTGAATTCTGGAGATTCGATTACTAAAG gtcTTGTTTTATACGAGTTGTATCGTACAAATCTTGAATTACTTAAACGTCAAATTTCCGATGATAATGCTGCACAGACACATTCACATATAAGA ACTGACAATAATgaacaaatattacaaaaagcAATGAGTATATTACAAAATGATGTCGGTGCAGCTTGCGTTCGCAAAAGTGattaa
- the LOC139112262 gene encoding zinc finger CCCH domain-containing protein 13, producing MSKPNIRKITADPTKCNTDSSRRPSVFERLGTKPAIAAAAAAQSTSDYCRNWALNGSCSYGKSCKYANTHTLISPSKRAKKDNAIASTSGLIEDPFKRLTSKIVKKASHSPDLNIEEWNQTDLEYEDEKVLERRRQLLQRELELQMKKDKEVHGKDKVRQKKKAMSSSSSSRTSSTSSSSSSSSSDDSSSTSTSDSHKKIKKIKSKRHHNISADYSEDKDRKRKLKLKRLGTRSEKSVNKKKRKLESNSTKKELISRSVKKYGSSSASKKHSGSLRARSPVIQQGSTSGVTSATTTTLGSQVSVAHHAPSNKIRERNRSESPKTIKSNREVDKEDGRHYKKVRDMDECLSKDVVKCKSFDKIKEQEKEKNRTIDEKMKSDDRLRSKCKDKDVRSRTPPPPSSTERSSKYQHVKDNASSKAQRSRTPSRTRRDLTPAKNPEKQGNSSNRARDVEKKDRESHKRDKSKERDDARKNEQSKVKQTVTSNQDENYRRSNTNKDFDEKTYSGDKLRQKSRERQREKETRDERSSRLPRDQPQRDKDKDGSQERCRNERQRERDRDRDRDRDRERERERDRERDRDRERERERDRERERDRELRERDRDRDREREKPIKSRERDVPAVISPAALSMSVDKNSRYNSRVKERSLGKDVSFEKSGTRERSRSDRERERSETKALAERERSSTQSRLDGRYDRNSVVEKEVSNRGKPTINSPRDRMDRFRETSLDRASLHDKSGHVATSSSVQSSSALPIAPVPSSSSAVTVSPALPRDHLLDIVDGHYDRDRHRRFGVRYERGHASEHGNRKDQPRIESNRVPSKIDRIVDRRDANSPRRTMEVDRNFGRNYGRMPEHWDEQEEPTPHVEYRDHAHIHEDDRRKTIEGRRYDSPFEERRTARDERSRDSRYVIQATERTSFDEHRHHHHHHRHPLYPGDKLRSGGANIRDETVSNDNWEGHHRDVEHNRDRNYPVEWEDREWRTRTLWEGRESLPRSEIHDEEWNPRYDNTLNDWKPTNDTRKWDNQNVHVRSHYRNDRSKDLEHGDSTQHSKRRSYNAPETREEPTIHPSAKQAAIYGSMKEEPINKKLMELAEGRLTTTPREKSTDNFPKKNSQKDKPEIKEPVVVEPKRPVTDESLQTLHTESDLSDISDDPDDILNMEEDIADTENKTRANKKTSDTAHRDTQSTVQEPAQLSPKEPTEETIFSSKSKDNADTVSLKNMEDDNMETMDFEEISDGELEEDIKTSGKGLGDALGVDWESLVKETQAKRIVPSDQNSAENRWQCKAIFYRIGISKKYAGEDFVQKLLKKYEKNDHKEFLLNDIALMHSALARNRLLQDLGNGAMHAVDDTLYRNSNLSYDEDVDYDWETLKPSATLYEEAKSLLQQVM from the exons ATGTCAAAGCCAAACATAAGGAAGATAACGGCTGACCCTACGAAATGTAATACAGACTCTTCACGACGGCCGAGTGTGTTTGAGAGGTTGGGCACCAAACCAGcgatcgccgccgccgccgccgctcaGAGTACGTCGGATTACTGCAGAAATTGGGCCCTCAACGGCAGTTGTTCTTACGGAAAGAGTTGCAA ATACGCCAACACACATACATTGATAAGCCCATCTAAACGTGCTAAGAAGGATAATGCAATCGCAAGTACATCTGGG CTCATTGAGGATCCTTTTAAACGACTCACGTCGAAGATCGTGAAAAAGGCATCGCACAGCCCAGACTTAAACATAGAAGAGTGGAATCAGACAGATCTCGAGTACGAGGACGAGAAAGTTTTGGAGAGACGGCGGCAATTATTACAACGAGAATTGGAATTACAAATGAAGAAAGACAAAGAAGTACATGGCAAGGATAAAGTAAGGCAGAAGAAAAAAGCGATGAGCTCCTCCTCCAGTTCACGCACATCCAGCACGTCTAGCAGTAGCAGTAGCTCAAGCAGCGACGACTCTTCTTCTACATCGACATCCGACTCgcataagaaaattaaaaagattaagagTAAAAGGCATCATAACATTTCTGCTGATTATAGCGAGGATaaagacagaaagagaaa ATTGAAGCTCAAGAGATTGGGAACAAGAAGCGAAAAATCTGTCAACAAGAAGAAACGCAAACTCGAGAGTAATTCCACAAAGAAGGAACTCATCTCGAGATCAGTCAAGAAATATGGATCATCGTCTGCATCTAAGAAGCACTCTGGCTCATTACGCGCTAGATCACCTGTGATACAACAGGGCTCCACGAGTGGAGTCACATCTGCAACGACAACGACTTTAGGCTCGCAGGTTTCCGTCGCGCATCATGCGCCGTCCAACAAAATTCGGGAAAGAAACAGGAGCGAATCGCcgaaaacaataaaaagtaatcGAGAAGTGGACAAAGAGGATGGCCGGCATTACAAAAAGGTTCGCGACATGGACGAATGTTTGTCCAAGGACGTTGTTAAGTGCAAGTCATTTGACAAAATCAAGGAAcaggagaaggaaaaaaatcgcACTATCGACGAAAAGATGAAGTCAGACGATCGGTTGAGATCAAAGTGCAAGGACAAGGATGTGCGTTCGCGTACACCACCACCTCCGTCGTCGACGGAACGATCGTCCAAGTATCAACACGTTAAAGACAATGCGTCGTCAAAAGCACAACGCAGTCGAACGCCGTCGAGAACGAGGCGTGACCTTACTCCAGCAAAAAATCCCGAGAAGCAGGGCAACTCGTCTAATCGCGCGAGGGATGTAGAGAAAAAAGATCGCGAGTCGCACAAGAGAGACAAGAGTAAAGAACGAGATGACGCAAGAAAGAACGAGCAGAGCAAAGTAAAACAAACTGTGACTTCTAATCAGGATGAAAATTATCGAAGAAGCAATACCAACAAAGATTTTGATGAGAAAACTTACAGCGGCGATAAATTGCGGCAGAAAAGCCGCGAGCGTCAACGTGAGAAAGAGACGAGAGACGAACGTTCTTCGAGACTGCCTCGCGATCAGCCTCAACGCGACAAGGATAAGGATGGATCCCAGGAACGTTGTCGCAATGAAAGGCAACGCGAACGAGATCGTGATCGGGACCGAGATCGCGATAGAGAACGTGAACGCGAACGCGATAGGGAGAGAGACCGGGATCGCGAACGGGAGCGAGAACGTGACCGTGAACGTGAAAGAGATCGAGAGTTACGAGAGCGGGATCGCGACCGTGACCGAGAAAGGGAGAAGCCTATAAAGTCACGAGAGAGAGACGTACCTGCGGTAATTTCACCCGCTGCATTGAGTATGTCTGTAGACAAAAATTCGCGTTATAACAGTAGGGTTAAGGAGCGATCCCTAGGCAAAGACGTGTCTTTTGAAAAGAGCGGTACCCGTGAGCGGAGCAGAAGTGATCGCGAACGGGAGCGGTCTGAAACAAAAGCTCTCGCCGAGCGTGAACGGAGTTCTACGCAGTCACGTTTAGACGGAAGATATGACAGAAACAGCGTTGTCGAAAAGGAAGTGTCGAACCGCGGCAAGCCGACCATCAACTCGCCTCGGGATCGCATGGATCGTTTTCGTGAAACGTCTTTAGATCGTGCATCTTTGCACGACAAAAGTGGTCACGTTGCGACGTCATCGAGTGTTCAATCATCATCAGCGTTACCCATTGCTCCGGTCCCATCTTCCTCGTCGGCGGTAACCGTGTCACCTGCTCTACCGCGTGATCATCTATTGGACATAGTAGACGGTCACTACGACAGAGATCGTCACCGAAGATTCGGCGTGAGGTACGAACGTGGTCACGCGTCGGAGCACGGCAACAGAAAGGATCAACCGCGAATCGAATCAAACCGCGTTCCAAGCAAAATCGATCGAATAGTGGACCGTCGAGACGCGAACAGTCCACGACGCACCATGGAGGTGGATAGGAATTTTGGTAGAAATTACGGCAGAATGCCTGAACACTGGGACGAACAGGAAGAGCCGACACCGCACGTGGAATATCGGGATCACGCTCATATCCACGAGGATGACAGAAGGAAAACTATCGAGGGTAGAAGATACGACAGTCCGTTCGAAGAAAGACGCACTGCACGCGACGAGAGATCTAGAGACTCGAGATACGTGATTCAGGCTACAGAACGAACATCCTTCGACGAGcatcgtcatcatcatcatcatcatcgaCATCCTCTTTATCCTGGCGATAAATTGAGAAGTGGTGGAGCGAATAttag agATGAAACTGTTTCTAACGATAATTGGGAAGGACATCATCGCGATGTGGAGCACAATCGAGACCGTAATTATCCCGTAGAATGGGAAGACAGAGAATGGCGCACTAGAACATTGTGGGAGGGCAGGGAGAGTCTACCTCGTTCAGAAATACATGACGAAGAGTGGAATCCTCGGTACGATAATACTCTAAATGACTGGAAGCCGACAAACGATACACGGAAATGGGATAATCAGAATGTGCACGTTCGATCTCACTATAGAAATGACCGGTCGAAGGACTTAGAGCATGGAGATTCTACGCAACATAG caaAAGACGGTCGTACAATGCACCGGAAACAAGAGAAGAGCCTACAATTCACCCTTCTGCTAAACAGGCTGCTATTTACGGCAGTATGAAAGAAGAGcctattaacaaaaaattgatGGAACTTGCCGAAGGTAGATTAACCACAACTCCTAGAGAAAAGTCTACGGATAATTTTCCAAAGAAGAATTCTCAAAAAGATAAACCTGAAATCAAGGAACCCGTTGTGGTGGAACCAAAACGTCCAGTCACCGACGAATCTTTACAAACACTTCATACTGAAAGCGATTTAAGTGATATAAGCGACGATCCTGATGATATATTGAATATGGAAGAAGATATAGCG GATACGGAAAATAAAACACGGGCAAATAAGAAAACATCAGACACCGCACATCGCGATACACAATCAACTGTACAGGAGCCAGCTCAATTATCTCCTAAAGAACCTACAGAAGAAACTATTTTCAGTTCAAAATCTAAGGATAATGCCGATACAGTGTCATTGAA AAATATGGAAGACGATAATATGGAAACTATGGACTTTGAAGAAATTTCTGATGGTGAATTGGAAGAAGACATTAAAACGAGTGGTAAAGGATTAGGTGACGCTTTAGGAGTTGATTGGGAATCTCTCGTAAAGGAAACTCAAGCGAAGAGAATTGTACCGTCTGACCAAAACTCTGCGGAAAACAGATGGCAATGTAAAGCGATATTTTACAGAATCGgtatatctaaaaaatatgcagGTGAAgattttgtacaaaaattgctaaaaaaatatgaaaaaaacg atcataaagaatttttgttaaatgatATTGCACTAATGCATTCAGCGCTTGCTCGAAATCGATTACTTCAGGATTTAGGCAATGGTGCGATGCATGCTGTAGACGATACTTTGTACAG aaATAGTAATCTGAGTTACGACGAAGACGTTGACTACGATTGGGAAACATTAAAACCGAGTGCTACCTTGTATGAAGAAGCGAAAAGTTTATTGCAGCaagtaatgtaa